The following are encoded together in the Bacteroidota bacterium genome:
- a CDS encoding class I SAM-dependent methyltransferase, translated as MTTNDNAKDIEHFNRWSRTYDTSWVQRYTDRFHPEMLGAVANEIAAPNAVLDVGCGTGKLLHKASALWPSAQLLGVDPAEGMVELARGRLPSATIHLAAAESLPLADSSVDVVLSSISFHHWSDKPAALREVHRVLRTGGCFCLADISMPAWLAALFRHSTVKSPAATSQLFREAGFTVKAQHRTFTRFVFLTLGVKGSKSG; from the coding sequence ATGACTACAAACGACAATGCAAAGGATATTGAACATTTCAACCGCTGGTCTCGAACTTACGATACCTCATGGGTTCAGCGATACACAGACCGATTCCACCCAGAAATGCTCGGGGCCGTTGCCAACGAAATCGCTGCACCGAATGCCGTTCTTGACGTGGGATGCGGAACGGGGAAGTTGCTGCACAAGGCGAGCGCGCTTTGGCCGTCAGCGCAGCTGTTAGGCGTTGACCCGGCAGAAGGTATGGTCGAACTCGCACGGGGCCGGCTGCCATCTGCCACGATTCATTTGGCCGCGGCAGAGTCGCTGCCGCTGGCAGATTCTTCCGTAGACGTCGTTCTCAGCAGCATCTCATTTCATCATTGGAGTGACAAACCTGCAGCTCTCCGAGAGGTACATCGCGTCCTTCGCACAGGAGGCTGCTTCTGCCTGGCAGACATATCCATGCCGGCTTGGCTCGCCGCACTTTTCCGACACTCCACGGTGAAGAGCCCTGCAGCGACAAGTCAACTCTTTCGTGAGGCCGGCTTCACGGTCAAGGCCCAACATCGTACCTTCACCCGATTTGTCTTTTTGACACTTGGCGTTAAGGGATCGAAGAGCGGATAA